The following coding sequences are from one Sander lucioperca isolate FBNREF2018 chromosome 2, SLUC_FBN_1.2, whole genome shotgun sequence window:
- the sub1b gene encoding SUB1 regulator of transcription b isoform X2, translating into MPKSKEVLSSTSGSDSDSEVETKAKRKKSNPPEKPAKKPKSGESSKPGGSSKGSGNGDDNMFQIGKMRYVSVRDFKGKVLIDIREYWMNQDGEMKPGKKGISLNPEQWNQLKDQISEIDDAMKRI; encoded by the exons ATGCCCAAATCAAAGGAAGTGCTGTCCTCCACATCTGGAAGTGACTCTGACAGTGAAGTAGAGACCAAG gcaAAGAGAAAGAAGTCAAATCCACCAGAGAAACCAGCCAAGAAACCAAAGAGTGGCGAGAGTTCCAAGCCAGGTGGCTCATCCAAGGGCAGCGGCAATGGCGATGACAACATGTTCCAG ATTGGAAAGATGAGGTATGTCAGCGTCAGGGACTTCAAAGGCAAAGTCCTGATTGACATCAGAGAGTACTGGATGAACCAAGATGGGGAGATGAAGCCGGGGAAAAAAG GTATCTCCCTGAATCCCGAACAGTGGAACCAACTGAAGGACCAGATTTCAGAAATTGATGACGCCATGAAGAGAATATAA
- the LOC116050442 gene encoding ubiquinol-cytochrome-c reductase complex assembly factor 3, with translation MSGMRTFLSASGMVAVVGLGYGMWSIISPGEEQRRELIKNLPESNPKRMEETRKRNALVMQALKEAAETDENIARGPAR, from the exons ATGAGCGGCATGCGCACCTTCCTGAGCGCCAGCGGGATGGTCGCGGTAGTGGGGCTCGGCTATGGGATGTGGTCTATCATATCTCCAGGAGAAGAGCAACGGAGAGAGCTCATCAAG AATCTGCCTGAATCGAACCCAAAGAGAATGGAAGAGACGAGGAAGAGGAACGCTCTGGTGATGCAGGCACTCAAGGAGGCGGCTGAAACCGACGAGAATATTGCAAGAGGACCTGCGAGATAG
- the sub1b gene encoding SUB1 regulator of transcription b isoform X1 has protein sequence MCASPCMTKSSSPWVSKMPKSKEVLSSTSGSDSDSEVETKAKRKKSNPPEKPAKKPKSGESSKPGGSSKGSGNGDDNMFQIGKMRYVSVRDFKGKVLIDIREYWMNQDGEMKPGKKGISLNPEQWNQLKDQISEIDDAMKRI, from the exons ATGTGCGCATCACCGTGTATGACAAAGTCTTCAAGCCCTTGGGTGAG CAAAATGCCCAAATCAAAGGAAGTGCTGTCCTCCACATCTGGAAGTGACTCTGACAGTGAAGTAGAGACCAAG gcaAAGAGAAAGAAGTCAAATCCACCAGAGAAACCAGCCAAGAAACCAAAGAGTGGCGAGAGTTCCAAGCCAGGTGGCTCATCCAAGGGCAGCGGCAATGGCGATGACAACATGTTCCAG ATTGGAAAGATGAGGTATGTCAGCGTCAGGGACTTCAAAGGCAAAGTCCTGATTGACATCAGAGAGTACTGGATGAACCAAGATGGGGAGATGAAGCCGGGGAAAAAAG GTATCTCCCTGAATCCCGAACAGTGGAACCAACTGAAGGACCAGATTTCAGAAATTGATGACGCCATGAAGAGAATATAA